In a genomic window of Pangasianodon hypophthalmus isolate fPanHyp1 chromosome 1, fPanHyp1.pri, whole genome shotgun sequence:
- the mdc1 gene encoding mediator of DNA damage checkpoint protein 1 produces MDATQQIEDSFFGEEDDSDDEHELGEGKKQREPLALLKVFKNNHIPETEVPLYQGENVLGRDPASCSVALQARSVSGRHAVISISVLGPNDRHAHGEATEALLWDLGSLNGTRKGRLKLTPHVRYALTEGDSVVLADLPCQYVSLKNTERNTHTSTADGGREKAKGPTSTSSSSEGGTGKGVENGGKKSALPPVPVWTDEAKSLQSLQTTPKKPERTLVPESDSDSDGEKHGRKERRRIVASDSASSDLSSPTCSTFLTPANKVIPESEDESSITPSSALKGRFLKTGNDTEVSSDSSKPDPLHFNIDSDTDVEDEEVEMTKATSGVEAAVTAAVDDVSPADLHMDSDTDVEEEEMEKAKRDPEASAVPVKQDSVNPAAVTMDSDTDVEENEPVKTDTTALSGPEAALEKKKEPARSAQLNLESDTDVEDEDVAHIQDSRPPTSHVAEFNMNSDTDVEEDEETTKAIEPPSGSETGSKDLGKQAKSVDSNKVPDAKMLHHQSDSDTDVEDDITEIRTPTVAKATGNSQTRSEIQTADERSTDTWPPAETVRDEFRLDSDTDVEEVEEKMEEKEQKCAEAAVQIFHSSTPRGAGLSEEEMETEAFLSPSQLFKRPVLPSLLHPSVSPGGISHTDDDFAVAETQSFVCDAAQADATLDETPQSLDSPEPRCSDGASSFQLGLSDGSHQLPEAEEHDQEPAEEDWQLQATQLYAMKNSEGNTKAGQTQLDLDATQAYTDLMGQEEEEDGRKEEEEEETQPLAALGHSSIHTAETQLIKHRAQNEDNSDHDANEEVVASEPERKAKEDVNDEMQVDSHLSTADTLLLVRSPRQEEHTQPYAFLAAQIQKEQEETEKEEHKSSDEEVQETDEGERAQNEMKESVEQGNDDEEEGRQTKEMKNEVTRDGPEEEKKERDENKRVENDNEVDEARTQPAEADTIVETLPMCEEEEGQEEEQLNEPSSSRGTQPAKAESTQPLEPDIHTRDAIAETLPMCEEEEGQEEEENKPKNSRRPSRRRQTAKAEPKLPVESDKVTHVTIAETQPMCEEDKEEQEEEQQSEAMSTRRSSMRRHNAKAKPAKPVKSHVAIPETLLMCEEEEGQEEKPQSEAKSGRKSRRGRQTAKIESTQPLKPDSTAETMKIEEKEEEQDTRRSLRGKERRRAESGKGKGRGRAATEKEKRGKVEQEADNEEEVDGGNRGRGRKDLRQKSKDDDKASLELVEAENEEIGHLKTQEDEEESKRVQREKKEEEARDRLERERKEQEENTRLEKEREEREECEKREQEEKDRVERERIEREKKEREEKAIKEREEMKRFEREKQLEKERREQEEKDRLEQERIERENKEKEEQEKLEKEMRERQELEQKLEKERKKQEEKDRLAREKRDREEKVQLETEMREEKEKQEKELEQKEKEKESKDNKEGVEKEKRQARGKQKTGLGRKGRKSKKEEEQELEEGTKERVETEQESCKIQKQQCEEASGKKQEEEQADSDTKPRQGRRTTRKSVAPPAGVEDEGGPAKRTRSRSNSSNSVCSEQSTQDSLSEGRRTGGRRKMAEEVNERSRPSGRRTITAAASSEKEDIKQAAPSRSNSRSSDRSSSSVATQSRGRGGKGRKSVKVEEPEEEEKGEQSAAVGRGRGRGRGRGGRRPGANDIKAEASGEAEKEEDEVMAVAEDSVTSQSSSRGRKRGADVSMLTAESPQPTPKTPRRSLAGQTHKVLFTGVVDEDGEKVVVRLGGGLAKGVGDMTHLVTDKVRRTVKFLCAVARGVPIVTPDWLSKCGKAGSFLSPNAFLVKDVEQEKRFNFSLQEALRAASSQPLLQGYEIHVTPSVKPEPAHMKEIITCCGARFLPRMPSAHKVQTVVVSCEEDRALCERARSLSFPVVSAEFLLTGILQQKVDMQTHTLSLSPTATVPKPTARTRGK; encoded by the exons ATGGACGCAACCCAGCAGATCGAGGACTCTTTCTTCGGAGAGGAGGATGACTCTGATGATGAACATGAACTGGGAGAAGGGAAGAAGCAAAGAGAGCCACTTGCCTTACTGAAAGTGTTCAAAAACAACCACATCCCAGAGACAG AGGTGCCTCTCTACCAGGGAGAGAACGTTTTGGGGAGAGACCCTGCCTCTTGCTCTGTGGCGCTCCAAGCCCGTTCTGTATCTGGCCGGCATGCCGTCATCTCCATCTCCGTGCTTGGTCCTAATGATCGTCATGCTCACGGTGAAGCCACAGAGGCCCTGCTGTGGGACCTGGGCAGCTTAAATGGCACCAGAAAGGGTCGGCTTAAACTGACCCCACATGTACGCTATGCACTGACTGAGGGAGACAGCGTGGTGCTCGCTGATCTGCCCTGCCAATACGTCAGCCTGAAGAACACagagaggaacacacacacatccacagctgatggtgggagagagaaagcgaaGGGTCCGACGTCCACTAGCAGTAGCTCAGAAGGAGGCACGGGGAAAGGAGTGGAGAATGGCGGGAAGAAGAGTGCTCTACCTCCTGTGCCAGTGTGGACTGACGAAGCGAAAAGTCTTCAATCACTACAGACGACCCCCAAAAAGCCAGAGAGGACCCTGGTGCCTGAGTCTGACTCAGACTCTGATGGAGAGAAGCatggaagaaaagagaggaggaggatTGTGG CCTCTGACTCGGCTTCTTCTGACCTTTCCAGCCCGACGTGTTCAACATTCCTGACCCCAGCAAACAAAGTCATTCCAGAGAG TGAGGATGAGAGCTCCATTACTCCATCCTCAGCACTGAAGGGTAGATTTCTAAAGACAGGGAATGACACTGAAGTCTCCTCAGACTCCTCTAAACCCGACCCACTGCACTTCAACATAGACAGTGATACAGACGTTGAGGATGAAGAGGTGGAAATGACGAAGGCTACATCGGGAGTTGAGGCTGCGGTTACAGCAGCAGTGGACGATGTAAGTCCTGCTGATCTGCATATGGACAGTGACACTGATGTAGAGGAGGAAGAGATGGAGAAGGCCAAGAGAGATCCAGAAGCTTCAGCTGTACCTGTAAAACAGGACTCGGTAAATCCAGCTGCTGTGACCATGGACAGTGATACAGATGTAGAAGAGAATGAGCCTGTTAAAACGGACACCACTGCGCTTTCTGGACCTGAGGCTGCTctagagaagaagaaagaaccAGCGAGGTCTGCCCAGTTAAACTTGGAGAGTGATACCGATGTAGAGGATGAAGATGTTGCTCATATCCAAGACTCGAGACCTCCAACCAGTCATGTAGCCGAGTTCAACATGAACAGCGATACTGATGTAGAGGAAGACGAGGAGACAACAAAAGCTATCGAGCCACCTTCAGGCAGTGAGACGGGCAGTAAAGATCTGGGGAAACAGGCCAAATCTGTGGACAGCAACAAAGTTCCAGATGCCAAAATGTTACATCATCAGTCAGACAGTGATACAGATGTGGAGGATGACATCACTGAGATCAGAACTCCCACTGTAGCCAAGGCAACAGGAAACTCTCAGACGCGTTCAGAGATTCAGACTGCTGATGAACGCAGCACAGACACATGGCCTCCTGCTGAAACGGTGCGGGATGAGTTCAGGCTGGACAGCGACACAGACGTGGAGGAGGTTGAAGAGAAGATGGAGGAGAAAGAGCAGAAGTGTGCAGAAGCAGCAGTACAGATTTTCCACTCGTCTACACCAAGAGGAGCAG GCTTGTCTGAAGAGGAGATGGAAACAGAAGCATTCCTCAGTCCATCTCAGCTGTTCAAAC GGCCGGTTCTCCCCTCTCtcctccatccatctgtctctcctgGAGGTATCAGTCACACGGATGATGACTTTGCTGTGGCTGAAACTCAGTCCTTTGTGTGTGATGCTGCTCAAGCTGATGCTACACTAGACGAGACGCCTCAGTCGCTGGATAGCCCTGAACCTCGGTGCTCAGATGGAGCCTCATCCTTCCAGCTGGGCCTTTCAGACGGCAGCCATCAACTGCCAGAAGCTGAAGAGCATGACCAGGAACCTGCAGAGGAGGACTGGCAGCTGCAGGCAACTCAGTTATACG CTATGAAAAATTCAGAAGGCAATACTAAAGCTGGGCAAACCCAGCTGGATCTGGATGCTACACAGGCTTACACTGATTTGATGGGccaagaagaggaggaagatggaagaaaagaggaagaagaagaggagacgCAGCCACTGGCTGCTCTGGGCCACTCCAGCATCCACACTGCTGAAACACAGCTCATCAAACACAGAGCCCAGAATGAAGATAACAGTGATCATGACGCTAATGAGGAGGTTGTTGCTAGTGAACCAGAAAGAAAGGCAAAAGAGGATGTAAATGATGAGATGCAAGTGGATTCACATCTCTCCACTGCAGACACTCTGCTGCTTGTCAGGAGCCCGAGGCAGGAGGAGCATACTCAACCCTATGCTTTCCTTGCTGCCCAAATTCAGAAAGAACAggaggagacagagaaagaggagcATAAGAGCAGTGATGAAGAGGTACAAGAGACAGATGAGGGAGAAAGGgctcaaaatgaaatgaaagaaagtgtgGAACAAGggaatgatgatgaagaagaagggagacagacaaaagaaatgaagaatgaAGTAACTAGAGATGGGccagaagaggagaagaaggaaagagacGAGAATAAAAGAGTAGAAAATGATAATGAAGTAGATGAAGCACGAACACAGCCTGCTGAGGCTGATACTATTGTTGAAACACTGCCTATGtgtgaagaagaagagggaCAGGAGGAAGAGCAGCTGAATGAACCTAGCTCAAGCAGAGGAACACAGCCTGCTAAGGCTGAGTCAACACAGCCTCTCGAGCCTGATATTCACACTCGTGATGCTATTGCCGAAACACTGCCTatgtgtgaggaagaggagggacaggaggaagaggagaataAACCTAAGAATAGCAGACGACCTAGCAGAAGGAGACAGACTGCTAAAGCTGAGCCAAAACTGCCTGTCGAGTCTGATAAAGTCACCCATGTGACCATTGCTGAAACACAGCCTATGTGTGAGGAGGAtaaggaggaacaggaggaaGAGCAACAGAGTGAAGCCATGTCTACCAGGAGATCCAGTATGAGGAGACACAATGCTAAGGCGAAGCCTGCAAAGCCTGTCAAGTCTCACGTTGCCATTCCTGAAACCCTACTAATGTGCGAAGAAGAGGAGGGACAGGAGGAAAAACCACAGAGCGAAGCCAAATCTGGCAGAAAATCCCGCCGAGGAAGGCAGACTGCTAAGATTGAGTCCACACAACCTCTCAAGCCCGATTCTACTGCTGAAACAATGAAGATtgaagaaaaggaggaagagcAAGACACTAGGAGGAGcctgagaggaaaagaaagaagaagagcagAATCTGGCAAGGGTAAAGGTAGAGGAAGAGCTgccacagagaaagagaagagagggaaAGTAGAGCAAGAGGCAGACAATGAAGAGGAGGTAGATGGAGGGAACAGAGGAAGAGGACGAAAGGACCTGAGGCAGAAATCCAAAGATGATGACAAGGCCAGCCTCGAGCTAGTGGaagctgaaaatgaagaaatagGACATTTAAAAACGcaagaggatgaggaggaaagTAAGAGAGTACAGAGggagaagaaggaagaagaagcTAGAGATCGgctagaaagagagaggaaggaacAAGAAGAGAATACGAGActggagaaggagagggaggagagagaagaatgTGAAAAGAGGGAGCAAGAAGAAAAGGacagagtggagagagagagaatagagagagaaaagaaggaaagagaagagaaagcaattaaagaaagagaggagatgaAAAGGTTCGAAAGGGAGAAGCAGctggaaaaagaaaggagagaacaagaagaaaaagacaggTTAGAAcaagagagaatagagagagaaaataaggaaaaagaagaacaagagaAACTAGAAAAGGAGATGAGGGAAAGACAGGAGCTTGAGCAAAAACTTGAAAAAGAAcggaaaaaacaagaagaaaaagacagatTAGCAAGAGAAAAAAGGGATAGAGAAGAGAAAGTACAGTTAGAGACAGAAATGAgggaagagaaggaaaaacaagaaaaagaactGGAACAaaaggagaaggaaaaagagagtaAAGACAATAAAGAGGgtgtggaaaaagaaaagagacaagCACgaggaaaacagaaaacaggacTAGGAAGAAAGGGgagaaaaagcaagaaagaggAGGAGCAAGAATTAGAAGAAGGAACTAAAGAAAGAGTGGAGACTGAACAGGAATCATGTAAGatacaaaaacaacaatgtgAAGAAGCGAGCGGTAAAAAGCAGGAGGAGGAACAAGCTGACAGCGACACGAAACCCAGACAAGGCCGACGCACTACCAGGAAATCTGTTGCGCCCCCTGCTGGTGTGGAGGACGAGGGCGGTCCAGCTAAAAGAACTCGCTCACGCTCCAACTCCTCCAACTCTGTGTGTTCAGAGCAATCCACTCAGGATAGCTTGAGCGAAGGAAGAAGAACAGGGGGAAGGAGGAAAATGGCTGAAGAAGTGAATGAGAGAAGCAGGCCATCAGGCAGAAGAACAATTACCGCAGCGGCCTCTAGTGAGAAGGAGGACATAAAGCAGGCTGCTCCCTCTCGCTCCAACTCCAGGAGCTCTGACAGATCAAGCAGCAGTGTGGCCACTCAGAGCCGAGGCAGGGGAGGGAAAGGGAGGAAGAGTGTGAAAGTGGAAGAgccggaggaggaggagaagggagAACAGTCAGCAGCTGTggggagaggaagagggagaggaagaggaagaggtggGAGACGTCCTGGGGCAAATGACATTAAAGCAGAGGCATCTGGTGAggcagagaaggaggaggatgaggttATGGCTGTTGCTGAGGACAGTGTTACGAGCCAAAGCAGCAGCAGGGGGCGTAAAAGAGGTGCTGATGTTTCTATGCTGACGGCAGAAAGTCCTCAGCCGACTCCTAAAACCCCTCGCCGTTCTCTAGCCGGACAGACACACAAG GTTCTGTTCACAGGAGTAGTGGATGAGGATGGGGAGAAGGTGGTGGTGCGCCTGGGTGGAGGGCTGGCGAAAGGTGTGGGTGATATGACTCACCTAGTGACCGATAAAGTCCGTCGTACTGTTAAGTTCTTGTGTGCCGTGGCCCGAGGAGTGCCTATCGTTACCCCTGACTGGCTGAGTAAG TGTG
- the tubb5 gene encoding tubulin beta-5 chain, producing the protein MREIVHIQAGQCGNQIGAKFWEVISDEHGIDPTGTYHGDSDLQLDRISVYYNEATGGKYVPRAILVDLEPGTMDSVRSGPFGQIFRPDNFVFGQSGAGNNWAKGHYTEGAELVDSVLDVVRKESESCDCLQGFQLTHSLGGGTGSGMGTLLISKIREEYPDRIMNTFSVVPSPKVSDTVVEPYNATLSVHQLVENTDETYCIDNEALYDICFRTLKLTTPTYGDLNHLVSATMSGVTTCLRFPGQLNADLRKLAVNMVPFPRLHFFMPGFAPLTSRGSQQYRALTVPELTQQVFDAKNMMAACDPRHGRYLTVAAVFRGRMSMKEVDEQMLNVQNKNSSYFVEWIPNNVKTAVCDIPPRGLKMAVTFIGNSTAIQELFKRISEQFTAMFRRKAFLHWYTGEGMDEMEFTEAESNMNDLVSEYQQYQDATAEEEGEFEEEAEEVA; encoded by the exons ATGAGGGAGATTGTTCATATCCAAGCCGGCCAGTGCGGTAACCAGATCGGTGCCAAG ttctgggAGGTGATCAGCGATGAACACGGCATCGACCCAACAGGAACCTACCATGGGGACAGCGACCTGCAGCTCGACAGAATCAGCGTCTACTATAATGAGGCTACAG GAGGTAAATATGTGCCCCGAGCTATTCTAGTTGATCTGGAGCCTGGCACCATGGACTCAGTCCGCTCTGGACCCTTTGGACAGATCTTCAGACCCGACAACTTTGTGTTTG GTCAGAGTGGCGCTGGTAATAACTGGGCTAAAGGCCACTACACAGAGGGAGCAGAGCTGGTGGATTCTGTCCTGGATGTGGTGCGTAAGGAGTCTGAGAGTTGCGATTGCCTTCAGGGCTTCCAGCTCACCCACTCGCTGGGTGGCGGCACTGGATCTGGTATGGGCACACTGCTCATCAGCAAGATCCGGGAGGAGTATCCCGACCGCATCATGAACACCTTCAGCGTGGTACCTTCTCCTAAAGTGTCTGACACAGTGGTGGAGCCCTACAACGCGACACTCTCTGTCCATCAGCTGGTGGAGAACACAGATGAGACATACTGCATTGACAACGAAGCTCTGTACGACATCTGCTTCCGCACTCTGAAACTTACCACTCCCACTTACGGCGACCTGAACCACCTTGTCTCTGCTACCATGAGTGGCGTCACCACGTGCCTCCGCTTCCCTGGGCAGCTCAATGCTGACTTGCGCAAGTTGGCCGTCAACATGGTGCCCTTCCCACGTCTGCACTTCTTCATGCCTGGTTTCGCACCTCTTACCAGCAGGGGAAGCCAGCAGTACCGTGCACTCACTGTGCCCGAGCTCACACAGCAGGTATTTGATGCCAAGAACATGATGGCTGCCTGTGATCCACGCCATGGTCGTTACCTGACCGTAGCCGCCGTCTTCCGTGGCCGCATGTCCATGAAGGAGGTAGATGAACAGATGCTCAACGTGCAGAACAAGAACAGCAGCTACTTCGTAGAATGGATCCCCAACAACGTCAAGACAGCCGTGTGTGACATCCCACCACGCGGTCTCAAGATGGCCGTCACCTTCATCGGTAACAGCACAGCCATCCAGGAGCTGTTCAAGCGCATCTCTGAGCAGTTCACTGCCATGTTCCGACGCAAGGCCTTCCTGCACTGGTACACCGGAGAAGGCATGGATGAGATGGAGTTCACTGAGGCTGAGAGCAACATGAATGACCTGGTGTCCGAGTACCAGCAGTACCAGGATGCTACAGCTGAAGAAGAGGGAGAGTTTGAAGAGGAAGCTGAGGAGGTCGCCTAA